One part of the Nostoc sp. PCC 7120 = FACHB-418 genome encodes these proteins:
- the cas1 gene encoding CRISPR-associated endonuclease Cas1: MFTIEHLNFAWLQVRAGSKSAGVDGISVDLFESMATEQLQNIAYQLKEETYTANPAKGFYIPKKNGTKRLIGIHTVRDRIIQRLLLDELYFPLEDTFLDCSYAYRPGHSIQQAVQHLYGYYQYQPKWIIKADVADFFDNLSWALLLTYLEELSLEPSLLQLLEQQLKSGIIIAGQYRNFGKGVLQGGILSGALANLYLTSFDRKCLSQGINLVRYGDDFVIACNSWLEANRILDKITGWLGEVYLTLQPEKTQIFTPNDEFTFLGYRFAGGEVYAPPPPEPVRPGEWVINDSGTPYFRLKPKPRKPVSHPPKACSIDKPINFPKASLSHYWQETMTTLYITDQGAYLSVKNQQFQVFHQGELRIKVPVMRVSNVVLFGCCNVSHGAVSMALRRRIPIMYLSQKGRYFGRLQTEGDAKVEYLMLQVERCQNHEFTRKQAEAIVRAKLHNSRALLLKLNRRHPSKIAATAISGIAELMEKLSLAESMDSLRGYEGKAATLYFQGLGSLFTGAFVFEKRTKRPPTDPVNSLLSLGYTLLSQNVFSFVQVIGLHTHFGNLHVPRDNHPALVSDLMEEFRAQLVDSLVAYLINSKIFTFEDFTPPDEKGGVYLQPHALKKFLKHWEEKLQSEVTHPHTGYQVSLRRCLELQVREYITSLTGEVELYRPMIWKL; the protein is encoded by the coding sequence ATGTTCACTATTGAACACCTCAATTTCGCATGGTTACAAGTGCGTGCGGGAAGTAAAAGCGCGGGTGTTGATGGAATTTCTGTTGATTTGTTCGAGTCGATGGCGACGGAACAATTACAGAATATCGCCTATCAACTCAAGGAAGAAACTTATACAGCCAATCCCGCCAAAGGGTTTTATATACCTAAAAAAAATGGCACTAAACGCTTAATTGGTATCCATACTGTGCGGGATAGAATTATCCAGCGTTTACTACTTGATGAGTTGTATTTTCCTTTAGAAGATACTTTTCTTGATTGCAGCTATGCTTATCGTCCTGGGCATAGTATTCAGCAAGCAGTACAGCATTTATATGGGTATTACCAATATCAACCAAAATGGATAATCAAAGCTGATGTTGCTGATTTTTTTGATAATCTTTCTTGGGCATTGTTGTTAACTTATTTGGAGGAATTATCCCTTGAACCGAGTTTATTACAGTTGCTAGAACAACAGTTGAAGTCAGGAATTATCATTGCTGGACAATATCGTAACTTTGGTAAGGGAGTTTTACAAGGTGGAATACTTTCTGGGGCTTTAGCTAATTTATATCTCACGAGTTTTGATCGAAAATGTCTCAGCCAAGGAATTAACTTAGTCAGGTATGGTGATGATTTTGTTATCGCTTGTAATAGTTGGCTAGAAGCAAACCGCATCCTTGACAAAATTACTGGCTGGTTAGGGGAAGTTTATTTAACTCTCCAACCAGAGAAAACACAGATTTTCACTCCTAATGATGAGTTTACTTTTTTGGGTTATCGCTTTGCTGGCGGCGAAGTTTATGCACCACCACCACCCGAACCTGTGCGCCCTGGGGAGTGGGTAATCAATGATTCGGGTACGCCTTATTTCCGATTGAAACCTAAACCAAGAAAACCAGTTTCTCATCCTCCGAAAGCTTGCAGTATTGACAAACCAATTAATTTTCCTAAAGCATCTTTATCTCATTATTGGCAGGAAACCATGACTACTTTATATATAACAGACCAAGGCGCATATTTAAGTGTAAAAAATCAGCAGTTCCAAGTTTTTCATCAGGGAGAATTGCGAATAAAAGTCCCAGTGATGCGGGTGAGTAATGTGGTGTTGTTTGGTTGTTGTAATGTATCGCATGGTGCTGTGAGTATGGCGTTGCGGCGACGAATTCCGATTATGTATTTGTCACAGAAGGGTAGGTATTTTGGCAGGTTGCAAACAGAAGGTGATGCTAAGGTTGAATATTTGATGTTACAAGTTGAGCGTTGTCAAAATCATGAATTTACCAGAAAGCAAGCTGAGGCGATAGTTCGGGCGAAATTGCATAATTCCCGTGCATTATTGTTAAAATTAAATCGTCGTCATCCCTCAAAAATTGCTGCGACAGCAATTAGTGGAATTGCCGAATTGATGGAGAAGTTAAGTTTGGCTGAAAGTATGGATTCGTTGCGGGGATATGAGGGAAAAGCAGCGACTTTATACTTTCAAGGTTTGGGTTCTCTGTTTACAGGAGCGTTTGTCTTTGAGAAACGTACCAAGCGTCCACCAACAGATCCAGTTAATAGCTTGTTAAGTTTGGGATATACTTTATTAAGTCAAAATGTCTTCTCATTTGTACAAGTAATTGGGTTACATACCCACTTTGGTAATCTGCACGTTCCCCGTGATAATCACCCAGCTTTAGTGAGTGATTTAATGGAAGAATTTCGCGCTCAACTAGTTGATTCTCTAGTGGCATATTTAATTAATTCCAAGATTTTTACATTTGAAGATTTCACTCCTCCAGATGAAAAAGGCGGTGTATATCTGCAACCTCACGCCTTAAAAAAGTTTCTCAAACATTGGGAAGAGAAATTGCAATCGGAGGTAACGCATCCCCATACAGGATATCAAGTCAGCCTACGCCGTTGTTTGGAATTACAGGTCAGGGAATATATCACTTCATTAACGGGAGAAGTTGAGTTATACCGACCGATGATTTGGAAGTTGTAA
- a CDS encoding tetratricopeptide repeat protein, with protein sequence MKKLLKQLNQLNLQVVQLAGQGNLKQAIIIAQQAVNLGKSQQLTEYSEYCDSLNNLAELYRIQGCYLEANPLYLQALTIRKNLLGSEHPDVAQSLNNLAALYYSQGNYSQAEKYFLESLELWKSIFGAEHFQIATNLNNLAEIYREQGKYLKAEQVHLEVLGMRKRLFGEKHTDIAQTLTNLASIYTSLGRYQEAEQMHLETLAMKRRLLEELHPDITISLNNLARLYDVQGRYQEAEELHLDVLNRWKKVLGDEHPHIASTFSNLGGTYQEKGRYLESEQKYLEALAMRKRLLGDEHPDIANGLDNLAELYLIQGRYLLAEQKALEAYSLRKKLFSSEEFDIVDSLKILAVIYTYQGRYLEAEKLYLEVFPILESSLGKEHPIIANALNNLAGLYEEQGNYSQAEQKYLSALEIQKNLLGNEHPDIALTFNQIAVIYRLQGRYSEAIV encoded by the coding sequence ATGAAAAAACTCTTAAAACAATTAAATCAACTTAACTTACAGGTTGTGCAACTTGCTGGACAAGGAAACTTAAAGCAAGCGATAATTATTGCCCAACAAGCTGTCAACTTAGGGAAAAGCCAGCAGCTAACAGAGTATTCAGAATATTGTGATAGCTTGAATAACTTAGCAGAATTATATCGCATACAAGGATGTTATTTAGAAGCCAATCCCTTGTATTTACAAGCCTTAACTATTAGAAAAAATCTCTTAGGTTCAGAGCATCCTGATGTTGCCCAATCTTTAAATAATCTAGCAGCACTATACTATTCACAAGGGAATTACTCACAAGCCGAAAAATATTTTTTAGAATCCCTGGAACTTTGGAAAAGTATTTTTGGAGCCGAACATTTTCAAATTGCGACCAATTTAAATAATCTGGCAGAGATTTATCGAGAACAAGGAAAATATCTCAAAGCTGAACAGGTACATTTAGAAGTTTTAGGAATGCGAAAACGTTTGTTTGGCGAGAAGCATACAGATATTGCTCAAACCTTGACTAATTTAGCATCCATTTACACATCTCTTGGACGTTATCAAGAAGCAGAACAAATGCACTTAGAAACCTTGGCGATGAAAAGACGCTTGTTGGAAGAGTTACACCCTGATATTACTATTAGCTTAAATAATTTAGCAAGATTATACGATGTTCAAGGACGTTATCAAGAAGCAGAAGAACTACATTTAGATGTTTTAAATAGATGGAAAAAAGTATTGGGAGATGAACATCCACATATAGCATCTACCTTCAGTAATTTGGGCGGAACTTATCAAGAAAAGGGACGTTACCTAGAATCCGAGCAAAAATATCTAGAAGCATTAGCGATGAGAAAACGCTTGCTAGGTGATGAACATCCTGATATTGCTAATGGCTTGGATAATTTAGCAGAACTTTATTTGATTCAAGGGCGTTATTTATTAGCTGAACAAAAGGCTCTAGAAGCTTATTCTTTAAGAAAAAAGCTGTTCAGTTCTGAGGAATTTGATATTGTTGATAGCTTAAAAATTTTGGCAGTGATTTACACATACCAAGGGCGATATTTAGAAGCAGAAAAATTATATTTAGAAGTATTTCCAATTCTGGAAAGCTCATTAGGGAAAGAGCATCCCATAATTGCCAATGCTCTAAACAATCTAGCAGGACTTTATGAAGAACAAGGAAATTATTCTCAAGCCGAACAAAAATATTTATCAGCGTTAGAAATTCAAAAAAATCTTTTAGGTAATGAGCATCCTGATATTGCTTTGACTTTCAACCAGATAGCAGTTATTTATCGGTTACAAGGGCGATATTCCGAAGCCATAGTCTGA
- a CDS encoding DUF4384 domain-containing protein, translating into MSRTLVASDEGMKLARKALKARNLTQTDFAIEVGLGYTTVNNFLNGKPIYRTNFQEICVFLDLDWKDIAAFGEAELEELTPLDKLWQQLQLLSSPTEQMGLVLVKEETLRWGHKIPSRYEKSVQVGSHIRFEVNLETPGYLILLQKDTSGQLWCFCPSCFAPQAHLNTGKTTLPQEGSPITSFPIEGNPGKEEIIAVFTNEVPELDWLPPGDNDPLELEASHLVALLEYVTGGGEYQIWYTDYMITA; encoded by the coding sequence ATGAGTCGGACTCTGGTTGCATCAGATGAAGGTATGAAGCTGGCAAGAAAAGCGTTGAAAGCTAGAAATTTAACCCAAACAGATTTTGCGATAGAAGTAGGATTAGGTTACACAACTGTTAATAATTTTCTCAACGGTAAACCGATATATCGCACCAATTTTCAAGAGATTTGTGTTTTTCTCGATTTAGACTGGAAAGACATCGCTGCATTTGGTGAAGCCGAACTCGAAGAACTCACACCCCTCGATAAGCTTTGGCAACAACTACAATTATTAAGTTCTCCTACTGAACAAATGGGGCTAGTTTTAGTCAAAGAAGAAACACTACGTTGGGGTCATAAAATACCGAGTCGTTATGAAAAATCAGTACAGGTGGGTAGTCATATTCGTTTTGAAGTCAACTTAGAAACTCCCGGATATTTAATCCTGTTGCAAAAAGATACATCTGGACAACTGTGGTGTTTTTGTCCTTCGTGTTTTGCTCCCCAGGCGCACTTGAATACAGGTAAGACAACCTTACCTCAAGAAGGTTCGCCAATAACGTCTTTCCCAATAGAAGGAAATCCAGGTAAGGAGGAAATTATCGCAGTTTTTACCAACGAAGTACCTGAATTAGACTGGCTACCGCCAGGAGATAATGACCCTTTGGAATTAGAAGCAAGTCATCTGGTGGCGTTACTAGAATATGTGACTGGAGGCGGAGAATATCAAATTTGGTACACAGATTACATGATTACTGCATGA